TTCTTGAACTACCACTAGGATCACTCTGTAGAGTTGTTACAGTTGCTGCACAGCTCATTTTAGATAGATTTAGATTTGGgtttgttccattttttttattttgtttccccAACAGTTACTACCGGATTGCTGCTTTTGGGTATTACGCCTTCCGCATGCgtcctgatgacatcatctaTGACTGCCTGCCTCTCTATCACTCAGCAGGTATGTAAAGATATCCTTGAGCTCTTGATGAATGCTAATCTTTCTTGCTAGGCCTGTATATCCTAAGTATGagctctctcctccttgtcAGGTAATATCATGGGAGTTGGCCAGTGTCTGATCCATGGCCTCACTGTGGTAGTGAAGAAGAAATTCTCTGCCAGCCGCTTCTGGGAAGACTGCATCAAGTACAACTGCACTGTAAGGGCTTAAATATCTGCAGAATATTGAGAGGTGATGTAGTTTGTCAAATTAATTAGTATGAACTGTACATTTTGAACTAGTAGTGGCATAATAACAAGACTGTTTTCTCCCTGTAGGTGGTGCAGTACATCGGGGAAATCTGCCGCTACCTCCTGTCCCAGCCGGTGCGGCCATCAGAGAAGGGTCACCGGGTTCGGCTGGCAGTGGGGAACGGGTTGCGCCCCAGCGTGTGGGAAGCCTTCACGGAGCGTTTTAGGGTGGCGCAGGTCGGCGAGTTCTACGGAGCGACTGAGTGTAACTGTAGCATTGCCAACATGGACGGCAAGGTCAGCAAACACAATGGCCAATGTTACTTGTGTCTCCACTGATGCAAAATGAATTGGATCGAAGTGTAGCTAATTTTCTGTCTCGCCAGGTGGGAGCCTGTGGATTCAACAGCCGCATTCTCCCCAATGTGTACCCGATCCGTCTGGTGAAGGTTGACGAGGAAACCATGGAGCTGGTTCGGGACAGCAAGGGTCTTTGTGTGCCTTGTCGTCCAGGTAACTCCTACACAGATATTGTTGTTTCTGATCATTAACCTTGTCTATGTCGCTCTTTTGGTCTCCTGAAACCACTCCATTAACCTCCTCTGTTTCTCGCAGGGGAGCCGGGGCTTCTGGTGGGTCGGATCAACCAACAGGACCCATTACGGCGCTTCGATGGCTACGCAAGCCAGGATGCTACAAGGAAGAAGATAGCCCACAATGTCTTCAAGAAAAACGACTCTGCATATTTATCAGGTTACCGGTCAAGTTTTGTCACAATAAATATTGCATTACATGATAACTCACAACACCGGTCGCAATAGTTCTTATCAAAACtatgcaaatgtaaacacacaggcGTATAGGCGTTTAAAGCTGTTGTTTTTATATACTTAAAGAAGCGGCTTTATATAGTGCAAAAAGCTTGAAAATTGAGACATGACAAATATAGACAGTGTTAAAATAGCCAGGCTGCCTTTGTCAGTGTTCATTATGGGTAATGAGTTATGAATGTCTAGTCACCTCTTTGACTATACTTAACTCAAAGTCAAACTGAAGTTCATCACCacagttgggtttttttttttcctccacttcTTAGCCATCATAAACCTTCAGCCGGTCTCTCTGCCAGTCAGAAAGGCAAAAACTTTTATGTTAGATGATCTATTACAAACTTAATGAGCTTTGATTCCTTGACAGcgttttatttttccttcagCCTTTTGATCCAAGGTTGAAAATCAATCTCCTTTTCGTGTGTCGACCTCAGGTGACGTGCTGGTGATGGACGATCTGGGCTACATGTACTTCAGGGACCGCAGTGGGGACACATTCCGCTGGAGAGGGGAAAACGTTTCCACCACCGAGGTGGAGGGCACACTCAGCAGTCTCCTGGGTCAGACGGATGTGGCCGTCTATGGGGTGGCAGTGCCAGGTGACAGATAACTTAAGCACTGTGTCTACTTTTAGGAGCACGTTCGGACCACAGTTGCCTTTTCCCTTTGGAGCTTTTTGCTTTGCACTTGTTTCTGTCCTACTTGCCAAGCATTAATCTGAATGTCTCATCATACCCAGGTGTGGAAGGGAAAGCAGGCATGGCGGCCATCGCAGACACGACGGGGACTTTTGACTGCAACGTTTTCTTGCAGGAGGTTCAACGAGTCCTTCCTCCATATGCCAGACCTGTGTTTCTACGAATCTCCCCACATGTAGACACCACGGGTAAATTGGCACAGGGCTAATATCCCTAATATCCCTCCTAagttcataaaaaaaatgtcaaccaTCACCAATGATTTCACGTCAAGAAATCACAATCTATTCTATATTCTGTGTCTCCATTTCCCTTCAGGTACATTTAAAATCCAGAAGACCAGGCTGCAGAGGGAGGGATTTGACCCACGGCACGCAACTGACCAGATCTACTTTTTAAACTCCAGAGCTGGGCGTTACGAGGCAGTAGATGAGGAGCTATATAGTGCTATAGTGGAGGGAAGAATGTCTCTATGAGATGGAAGAGCTAGTGGGGCAGTCAGGGTGCCTCAGCTGGACAGATGCTGCAGAAAGAGAGCATACATTTGTATGCTGGTGTCGGCATCAGTCTGAGTCTTTCTGCACCTCCTCCCTGGATTTTAACCATTCAGGGACCCTAGATGAAAGGGCTACTTAAATAGGCAGCCGCAGCACTGTTGCAGGTAATGTTTTAACACTGTATGAATAACACACCAGGACATAGTGTGAGGGCATTTATTCCCTTGTACTTTAAACATGTCCTTCTCATAGTTTAGCCAAATGAACACCTCAAAAGCCTTTGAGCTTCACCGACATGAAGTGAG
This window of the Centroberyx gerrardi isolate f3 unplaced genomic scaffold, fCenGer3.hap1.cur.20231027 Scaffold_109, whole genome shotgun sequence genome carries:
- the LOC139925486 gene encoding long-chain fatty acid transport protein 1, whose translation is MHNVASVSVSLGSLGLLRLFGVSWPWSLAAGLGVYLGTSSWKYFYIAARTAKRDLNGLYVLLRVKLALWRYMRRGSNIPSIFAQTVKLHPDKPALIYEATGETWTFTQLDQLSNSVAQWARGQGWVSGDVVALFMESRPLQVALWLGFAKVGVEAALINFNLRRDSLLHCIGVSASRGIVFGAELADAMLEVSSSLGQSMVRFCTGELSAEHLACLAAQPLDPILASASTLPPPPCLLPKGFNDRLFYIYTSGTTGLPKAAIVVQSRYYRIAAFGYYAFRMRPDDIIYDCLPLYHSAGNIMGVGQCLIHGLTVVVKKKFSASRFWEDCIKYNCTVVQYIGEICRYLLSQPVRPSEKGHRVRLAVGNGLRPSVWEAFTERFRVAQVGEFYGATECNCSIANMDGKVGACGFNSRILPNVYPIRLVKVDEETMELVRDSKGLCVPCRPGEPGLLVGRINQQDPLRRFDGYASQDATRKKIAHNVFKKNDSAYLSGDVLVMDDLGYMYFRDRSGDTFRWRGENVSTTEVEGTLSSLLGQTDVAVYGVAVPGVEGKAGMAAIADTTGTFDCNVFLQEVQRVLPPYARPVFLRISPHVDTTGTFKIQKTRLQREGFDPRHATDQIYFLNSRAGRYEAVDEELYSAIVEGRMSL